DNA from Bacillus sp. Marseille-P3661:
ATTATTATGATGATGTTCAGTGGCTAGTGCAAGAAGGCATCATTAATGGTTATGAAGATGGTACATATCGCCCGAATGTGGCGTTAACGCGTGAAGAGGCAGCGTCCATGTTTGTGCGTGCCTTAAATCTAGACGTTCCAGCTAATGCTGGTAGTATTTTAGAAAACTATAGTGATATTAATGGAGCAAAGTGGAGTGCAGGAGCATTAGCCGCATTTATAAACGCTGGCATTTCAAATGAATCTGGTCAATTTCGTCCAACAGATCCACTTACCCGCGAAGTTATGGCAAGCTGGCTTGTTGGTGCCTTCAATTTTAAAGAAATTAATAGTGAAAGTATTCCATTTTCAGATTCAAATCAAATTGGTAGCTCACACTTAGCAAATGTAAAAATACTTTATCAAAATGATATTGTTAACGGAAATACCGATGGCACATATGGGCCTAAAGATGCCGTTACACGTGGACAATTTGCGTCGTTCATGAAACGCTCAATGACAGCTCCGGCGGCAACACCAACAACTCCGCCTGTTACCGTTCCATTCGATCTTGAAGATGCAGACAGCATCAATTTAAAACAAGTTAAGATCACGGCGAATCACACAAACTACACAAAGCAGCAAGTAAATAATACATCTCTTTACAAAGTAATCGATGAAAATGGAAATGTAGTGAAAGTTGTCGATGTTCAAGTTAACGGAAAAGAAATGATTTTAACTTTAGAAAAAGCATTAAAAAATCGAGCTGAGCTGATTGTTGACAAGTCTATTACTGGGACTGAGGAAGACTTTAGCTTGAATTTTAGTGATAGCGGTCAGCCTGAGTTAATCAGTGTAACACCAACTAGCCCGTATTCTTTTCTTATGACATTTTCTGAACCGCTTAATTTTGGTGTGAATAATGGCAAAGAGGTTACAAATAGTAATCTGTTAAAATCTTTCGAAATTGATGGCTATAAATATACCATTGATAACATGACTGTTCAGCAGCATGGCCAAGCGCTACATGTTGAGCTTGAATCGAAACTTGGTGAAGGTGAGCATGAGCTTGAACTCCAAGATCCCGATTTATTTAAAGATTATGCCGGAAATAATTTAGAAACAGATTCTTTTGATTTTAATTTAAAATATGAAACTACTGTACCTAAGCTGCTAGAGGTGAAAAATATTTCACCGAACCAAGTAACACTAGTGTTTGATAAGCAAATCAAGCTACGTTATCGTGGTTATATTTATCATACTTCAAGCGCAAATTATCCAAGCAGTGCGAAGGTTGAAAATGGAAATGAGCTTGTGTTGAATTTTGATTCAGATGACATTATTACAAAATCAACAGATATCATTGTTGATAGTGGGGCAATCGAAGATCTTTGGGGCAATAAAAATACCAAAATGATAAAGGCGATTCAAATTGCAAATGATACTACAGCGCCTTCCATTACGAGTGCCGAATTTATCGATGGCACGGTGGCTAGCAGCAGTAATATTAAGATGAAAGTAACTTTTTCAGAGTCAGTTAAAAAGGATACTGCTGATGATATTGATCGTTATCAATTGCTTGATGGACAAGGCAATACCATTAAAATTCGCGACATTAAATTTGAAAACAGCGAGAGCAATGATAAGGTTGCAACATTTACGATTGACAAGTACTATGGTGAAGTTCCAAGTCAACGTTTTACAATCGAAGTAGATGGAATTGAAGATTTAGTTGGTAATAAATCTAGCGAATATGAATATAGCTTTAACGCTAGTAGTGAAAAACCACCGGGTGATTTCAAGGCAAAGTTTGTTTTAAATGATGATGAAGATGAAGTCCTTATGGTGATCGATTTTGGAAAAAATATGGCGGAGTCAGGCAGCTATGCGGTCAATCATTTAGATAAATACCAGCTAACTGTCAATGGCCAAACGGTATTAATTGAGGATTTGAAACAAGTTAATGGATTAAGTGTTCATTTAAAAACATATCAGAATGCACAAAGAGTTGAGATCACTTTAGAAAAAACTGGTGAGCTAGCTGATAAATGGGACGATTTCTATGATAACTTAGTCGATGCAATCGATTATGAAGATTTAGATGAGCTTGAGCTTGTTGTGGGACGTGTCGCCGATCATGCAGGTAATAGAACTGACAGTATTGTAAATAAAGTGAAGCTAGCTGTTCAAAGTGAGTTTGATAAGACTCAGGTAACAGCCAAGGCGATCAATACTGAAACAGTCGAGCTGAAATTTGATGATGAAATCGTAAATTTTGACGACGATGATTTTGTGATTTTTTATGATCGAGATAATGATAGTAAGTTTGATTCAAACGAGGATCTTGATGCGGATGTATCTGTTAAAACAACCAATGGAAAGTCTATTGTAACGTTTAAGCTCGATGATGATTTGGACAGCGATGCACGCTATGATAACCACTATGTTTATATTGCGACAGAAGATGAAAACGATGTTACAACCGAAAATCGCTATGGTCAAAAAATTGAGATTAGTAACTTACGAGTTGAAGATGGAATTGCTCCGAAAATTAAGACATATAGAGATACAGAGCAAGTGTATGTCCAACCGGTTAGCAATGATTCTTCCAGAGCCATTGTCAGCATTGAGTTAACTGATGATATTGATAAAGATACACTTACACGCCTTTCATTTGTAATCGGCGATGGCAAAGACTATGAAATTGAATCTGCCTTCGTTGAAAATGACGATAAAATTGCTTTTATTGTTAAATTGAATGGTAATAAAGCATCAAATCTTGTCGGTGAATATGTAAAACAAAAAGCAGCTATTTCTGATGACAATGATAATATTATTACCGGCATTGATGTTCGCATAAACGAAGAAAGAAGTAGTAGAGCAAAACCATAGAGTATAGAGAAAGGTTGGCTGCCGGGCGTCAAGGGAAGTGTTGATAGATCCATTATCCATTAACAAAAGAGTTATTGTTTTCCTTGATAGCAATGCCAAACAAATCCATAGGGGAAAATCGATAAATAGATGTTATACAATCCAAAAGCGGCAGACCGACCTATAAAATAAAAGGGACGAATTCATTGTGAATTCGTCCCTTTCTTCATCTTTTGTGTCGATTTTCGCAGCAATTATTTCCTGGAAAATACAATTACTGACAGCGTTTTACGGTGTTGAATTTTATGTCGATGTCAGTTATTGAAGACAAACTGATATATCTTATTTTTGCTTTTTAACTGCTTGAAGATTGTCCAAGTAACATTTCTAACGGGTATAGGCTCATATACGCTCATGAACATCTAGTGAACGATCATGTCGAAATTTTTTGCGGACATATAGTTCTTTATTCACCTAAAAAAGGGCTATTTGTGCACTTCTCCGGACAATAAATTCGCTATTCAACGAAAAACAGCTAATAAACTCCCGAATTCGCGTAAATTAGGTATTATTTGTCCTGCAAATTTTTAAAAGCCATACTTTGAGTCTAAATAACGGCATATATGTCCGGTTAATTTATCTAATGTCGACACCAAGTAGGATTATCACTTTTAAGCTTGTAAGAAGGCTTATTAAAATACACCACACCGGCTTATAAAATCATGCCTGATAAGACTTATCAATTTTAACGGAATAACAAATTCCACATCATGTACGAATAAGTACGCTTCCTATCTACTTCTCAATCCACTATTCCATTTAAATTTCGCTCTGCATTACGAAACATTTTAACTCGGTTTAATTATAT
Protein-coding regions in this window:
- a CDS encoding S-layer homology domain-containing protein, which produces MKSRKLLSSTVAAALATTVVIPAAVTQAENVSFSDLSSQAYYYDDVQWLVQEGIINGYEDGTYRPNVALTREEAASMFVRALNLDVPANAGSILENYSDINGAKWSAGALAAFINAGISNESGQFRPTDPLTREVMASWLVGAFNFKEINSESIPFSDSNQIGSSHLANVKILYQNDIVNGNTDGTYGPKDAVTRGQFASFMKRSMTAPAATPTTPPVTVPFDLEDADSINLKQVKITANHTNYTKQQVNNTSLYKVIDENGNVVKVVDVQVNGKEMILTLEKALKNRAELIVDKSITGTEEDFSLNFSDSGQPELISVTPTSPYSFLMTFSEPLNFGVNNGKEVTNSNLLKSFEIDGYKYTIDNMTVQQHGQALHVELESKLGEGEHELELQDPDLFKDYAGNNLETDSFDFNLKYETTVPKLLEVKNISPNQVTLVFDKQIKLRYRGYIYHTSSANYPSSAKVENGNELVLNFDSDDIITKSTDIIVDSGAIEDLWGNKNTKMIKAIQIANDTTAPSITSAEFIDGTVASSSNIKMKVTFSESVKKDTADDIDRYQLLDGQGNTIKIRDIKFENSESNDKVATFTIDKYYGEVPSQRFTIEVDGIEDLVGNKSSEYEYSFNASSEKPPGDFKAKFVLNDDEDEVLMVIDFGKNMAESGSYAVNHLDKYQLTVNGQTVLIEDLKQVNGLSVHLKTYQNAQRVEITLEKTGELADKWDDFYDNLVDAIDYEDLDELELVVGRVADHAGNRTDSIVNKVKLAVQSEFDKTQVTAKAINTETVELKFDDEIVNFDDDDFVIFYDRDNDSKFDSNEDLDADVSVKTTNGKSIVTFKLDDDLDSDARYDNHYVYIATEDENDVTTENRYGQKIEISNLRVEDGIAPKIKTYRDTEQVYVQPVSNDSSRAIVSIELTDDIDKDTLTRLSFVIGDGKDYEIESAFVENDDKIAFIVKLNGNKASNLVGEYVKQKAAISDDNDNIITGIDVRINEERSSRAKP